Proteins from a genomic interval of Paenibacillus sp. FSL H8-0048:
- the purN gene encoding phosphoribosylglycinamide formyltransferase has translation MEWGRIAVFASGTGSNFAALVQAQREGRLGGGSIELLVSDKPEAPVAQRAEEAGIPALLLRPKDFAGREQYEAAIVAELQRRNIGLVVLAGYMRLVSPVLLAPYTGRIINIHPSLLPAFAGKDAIGQALEYGVKLTGVTVHFVDGGMDTGTVIAQRSVEVQSGDTAESLAARIHQVEYALYPEVVSAFAAGKVELNGRMTTIAD, from the coding sequence ATGGAGTGGGGCCGAATCGCTGTCTTTGCCTCCGGAACAGGCAGCAATTTCGCTGCACTGGTCCAGGCACAGCGGGAGGGCAGGCTGGGCGGAGGCAGCATAGAGCTGCTGGTCTCGGATAAACCGGAAGCGCCTGTAGCACAGCGGGCAGAGGAGGCAGGAATTCCTGCTCTGCTGCTGCGGCCGAAGGACTTCGCGGGCCGGGAGCAGTACGAGGCCGCGATTGTTGCTGAATTGCAGCGGCGGAACATCGGACTGGTGGTGCTGGCCGGCTATATGCGTCTGGTCTCCCCGGTTCTGCTCGCACCGTATACCGGACGGATCATCAACATTCATCCTTCGCTGCTGCCGGCGTTTGCCGGGAAGGACGCCATCGGGCAGGCGCTGGAGTATGGCGTGAAGCTGACGGGCGTGACCGTGCATTTTGTAGATGGAGGCATGGATACGGGAACGGTGATTGCCCAGCGCAGCGTGGAGGTCCAATCTGGAGATACCGCCGAATCGCTGGCTGCACGCATCCATCAGGTTGAATACGCGCTGTATCCTGAGGTAGTGAGTGCTTTTGCCGCCGGAAAAGTAGAATTGAACGGAAGAATGACGACTATTGCCGATTAA
- the purH gene encoding bifunctional phosphoribosylaminoimidazolecarboxamide formyltransferase/IMP cyclohydrolase yields the protein MSIKRALVSVSDKQGIVDFCRELSALGVEIISTGGTSTLLAKEGVPVIGISDVTGFPEIMDGRVKTLHPAVHSGLLAVRDNEEHTRQMNELGLDYIDLVVVNLYPFAETIAKPDVSYEEAIENIDIGGPTMLRSAAKNHAFVSVVVDAADYANVLEEVRAGGDTTLATRKRLAAKVFRHTAAYDALIADYLANVTGEPLPERYTVTYEKIQDLRYGENPHQKAAFYRKPLAAQDTLTAAEQLHGKELSYNNINDANAALQIVKEFEEPAVVAVKHMNPCGVGVGTSVYEAYQKAYNADPTSIFGGIVAANRIIDADTANLLKDIFLEIVLAPGFTEEALDILTKKKNIRLLKLGHLSTAASRKSSFVVTSVEGGMVVQESDVHSVNPEELQVVTDRKPTEEELKQLLFGWKVVKHVKSNAIVLAADDMTVGVGAGQMNRVGAAKIAIEQAGGKAKGAVLASDAFFPMGDTLEMAAKAGITAVIQPGGSIKDEESVKVANEYGIAMVFTGVRHFKH from the coding sequence GTGAGTATCAAGAGAGCGCTGGTCAGCGTATCGGACAAACAGGGCATCGTGGATTTTTGCCGCGAGTTGTCTGCATTAGGCGTAGAAATTATCTCCACAGGCGGCACCAGCACACTTCTCGCGAAGGAAGGCGTTCCGGTCATTGGCATCTCTGATGTTACCGGCTTCCCTGAGATCATGGATGGACGCGTCAAAACCTTACATCCAGCCGTACACAGCGGCCTCCTGGCCGTTCGTGACAACGAAGAGCATACCCGTCAGATGAATGAGCTCGGCCTTGATTACATCGACCTTGTCGTGGTGAATCTGTATCCGTTCGCGGAGACGATTGCCAAGCCGGATGTGTCTTATGAAGAGGCGATCGAGAACATTGATATCGGCGGACCGACGATGCTGCGTTCTGCGGCGAAGAACCATGCGTTTGTCAGTGTGGTGGTCGATGCGGCCGACTATGCGAATGTGCTTGAAGAAGTACGCGCCGGTGGGGATACAACCCTTGCAACCCGCAAACGTCTTGCGGCCAAAGTCTTCCGCCATACGGCGGCTTACGACGCCCTGATTGCCGATTATCTGGCGAATGTCACCGGTGAACCGCTGCCGGAGCGCTATACGGTCACTTATGAGAAAATCCAGGATCTGCGTTACGGGGAGAACCCGCATCAGAAGGCTGCGTTCTACCGCAAGCCGCTGGCGGCGCAGGATACCCTGACGGCTGCCGAGCAGCTGCACGGCAAAGAGCTGTCCTACAACAATATCAATGACGCGAACGCGGCGCTCCAGATTGTCAAAGAGTTCGAGGAGCCTGCCGTTGTAGCCGTGAAGCATATGAATCCTTGCGGAGTCGGCGTGGGCACTAGTGTCTATGAAGCGTATCAAAAAGCGTACAATGCGGACCCTACCTCCATCTTCGGCGGAATTGTGGCTGCCAACCGGATTATTGATGCGGACACGGCTAATCTGCTGAAGGATATTTTCCTCGAAATCGTGCTTGCACCGGGCTTCACCGAGGAAGCACTGGACATTTTGACCAAGAAAAAGAACATCCGCCTGCTTAAGCTTGGCCACCTCAGCACTGCCGCATCCCGAAAGAGCAGCTTTGTGGTCACCTCTGTTGAAGGAGGTATGGTAGTGCAGGAGAGTGATGTACATTCTGTGAATCCTGAGGAATTGCAAGTGGTAACCGACCGTAAGCCTACCGAAGAAGAGCTGAAGCAGCTGTTGTTCGGCTGGAAGGTCGTGAAGCATGTGAAGTCCAACGCCATCGTGCTGGCGGCTGACGATATGACGGTCGGTGTAGGTGCAGGACAGATGAACCGTGTCGGTGCGGCCAAGATTGCCATTGAGCAAGCAGGCGGGAAAGCGAAGGGGGCTGTGCTGGCATCAGACGCTTTCTTCCCGATGGGCGATACTCTGGAAATGGCTGCGAAGGCGGGCATTACGGCAGTGATTCAGCCGGGAGGCTCGATCAAGGACGAAGAGTCGGTTAAGGTTGCCAATGAATACGGCATTGCCATGGTCTTCACCGGCGTACGCCACTTCAAACACTAG
- the purM gene encoding phosphoribosylformylglycinamidine cyclo-ligase, which yields MSEAYKKAGVDIAAGNEAVERMKKHVKRTYRPEVMTELGGFGALFGLNKDKYEEPVLVSGTDGVGTKLKIAFAADRHDTIGIDAVAMCVNDIVVQGAEPLFFLDYLACDKVVPEKIEAIVSGIAEGCHQAGCALIGGETAEMPGMYAAGEYDIAGFTVGVADKAKLVTGADIAPGDTVIGLASSGIHSNGFSLVRKLLLEEDGYGLDEVVPELGAPLADVLLAPTRIYVKPLLALLEQLPVKGMAHITGGGFIENIPRVLPENVNVEINYGSWPIQPVFTLMQSKGQVSNRDMFTTFNMGVGLVLVVAEADAERALALLKASGEEAYRIGTVTEGERVVTFTGAEV from the coding sequence GTGTCAGAAGCGTACAAGAAAGCCGGAGTGGATATTGCGGCTGGCAATGAAGCAGTAGAACGCATGAAGAAGCATGTGAAGCGCACATACCGCCCAGAGGTAATGACGGAGCTGGGCGGCTTCGGCGCCCTGTTCGGCCTGAATAAGGACAAGTACGAAGAGCCGGTTCTCGTATCGGGAACAGATGGTGTGGGCACGAAGCTGAAGATCGCGTTCGCGGCTGACCGCCACGACACGATTGGCATCGATGCGGTCGCCATGTGCGTGAATGACATCGTGGTACAGGGCGCTGAGCCGCTGTTCTTCCTCGATTATCTGGCCTGCGATAAGGTTGTGCCGGAAAAGATTGAAGCCATCGTATCCGGGATCGCGGAAGGCTGCCATCAGGCGGGCTGCGCGCTGATCGGCGGCGAGACTGCGGAGATGCCCGGCATGTATGCGGCGGGCGAATATGATATCGCCGGATTCACTGTCGGCGTGGCCGATAAGGCGAAGCTGGTCACCGGAGCAGACATTGCTCCAGGAGACACAGTTATTGGACTGGCTTCGAGCGGGATTCACAGCAATGGCTTCTCGCTGGTGCGCAAGCTGCTGCTGGAGGAAGACGGTTACGGCCTGGATGAGGTTGTACCGGAGCTGGGAGCGCCGTTGGCAGACGTTCTGCTGGCCCCGACCCGGATCTACGTGAAGCCGCTGCTTGCACTGCTGGAACAGCTTCCGGTCAAGGGCATGGCCCATATTACCGGCGGCGGATTCATCGAGAATATTCCGCGCGTATTGCCGGAGAATGTGAATGTAGAGATCAACTACGGCTCCTGGCCGATTCAGCCGGTCTTCACTCTGATGCAGAGCAAGGGGCAGGTCAGCAACCGTGACATGTTCACCACGTTCAATATGGGCGTAGGGCTGGTGCTGGTAGTGGCAGAAGCGGACGCAGAGCGTGCGCTTGCGCTGCTTAAGGCCAGCGGGGAAGAGGCTTACCGGATCGGCACAGTTACTGAAGGAGAGCGCGTCGTTACCTTCACGGGAGCTGAAGTCTGA
- the purD gene encoding phosphoribosylamine--glycine ligase produces MDILVVGGGGREHAIIWSLSRSPRAGKIYCAPGNAGIAQLAECVPIGVFEFDKLTAFAKEKEVGLVVIGPDDPLAAGIVDAFEAQDIRVFGPRKNAAEIEGSKTFMKDLLHKYSIPTAAYEKFSDYETALFYLRSQALPIVIKADGLAAGKGVTVAYSREEAEQALQEIMVDKVFGEAGAQVVIEEFLAGQEMSILAFVDGETVRPMAAAQDHKPVFDGDKGPNTGGMGTYSPLPHIDEAIIREAVETIIEPTARAMVAEGRPFSGVLFAGLMISPDGRPKTIEFNARFGDPETQVVLPRLRSDLLEIFLAVTEGRLADIPIEWSDEAAVCVVLASEGYPGPYPKGVPISGLEDSGSALVFHAGTARSEDGGWVTTGGRVLGVVGLGATIAEARTSAYASAETITFAGKQNRSDIAMKALV; encoded by the coding sequence ATGGATATTTTAGTAGTCGGCGGCGGCGGACGCGAGCATGCGATCATCTGGAGCTTGTCCCGCAGTCCCCGTGCCGGTAAAATCTACTGCGCTCCCGGCAATGCCGGGATTGCGCAGCTTGCGGAATGTGTGCCGATCGGCGTCTTCGAGTTCGATAAGCTGACCGCTTTTGCCAAGGAAAAAGAGGTAGGTCTGGTGGTGATCGGACCGGATGATCCGCTCGCTGCAGGCATTGTCGATGCCTTCGAAGCCCAGGATATCCGTGTATTCGGCCCGCGTAAGAATGCCGCAGAGATTGAGGGCAGCAAGACCTTCATGAAGGATCTGCTGCATAAATACAGCATTCCGACAGCCGCGTACGAGAAATTCAGCGATTATGAGACCGCCCTGTTTTATCTGCGGAGCCAAGCGCTGCCGATTGTCATCAAGGCGGACGGCCTGGCCGCAGGCAAAGGGGTAACCGTGGCGTATTCCCGGGAGGAAGCGGAGCAGGCCCTTCAGGAGATCATGGTCGACAAGGTTTTCGGGGAAGCAGGTGCGCAGGTAGTCATTGAAGAGTTCCTTGCCGGGCAGGAAATGTCGATTCTGGCGTTCGTGGATGGCGAAACGGTGCGGCCAATGGCTGCGGCCCAGGACCATAAGCCTGTATTCGACGGCGATAAAGGACCTAATACGGGGGGCATGGGTACCTATTCCCCGCTGCCTCATATCGATGAAGCGATCATCCGTGAAGCGGTAGAGACGATTATTGAACCGACAGCCAGAGCGATGGTAGCAGAGGGGCGGCCCTTCAGCGGAGTGCTGTTCGCCGGGCTGATGATCTCGCCGGACGGCAGACCGAAGACGATTGAGTTCAATGCCCGTTTCGGGGACCCGGAGACCCAGGTGGTTCTTCCCCGGCTGCGGAGCGATCTGCTGGAGATCTTCCTGGCTGTGACCGAAGGCAGACTCGCCGATATTCCGATCGAGTGGAGCGATGAGGCGGCAGTCTGCGTGGTCCTGGCCTCGGAGGGATATCCCGGGCCTTATCCGAAGGGAGTGCCGATCAGCGGGCTGGAAGACAGCGGCTCGGCACTGGTCTTCCATGCTGGAACTGCACGCAGCGAGGACGGCGGCTGGGTGACTACCGGCGGCCGCGTGCTTGGAGTGGTAGGCCTGGGGGCAACCATTGCCGAAGCACGTACATCAGCTTATGCCAGTGCGGAGACTATTACGTTTGCGGGTAAACAGAACCGCAGTGATATCGCAATGAAGGCACTGGTCTGA